One region of Solanum pennellii chromosome 6, SPENNV200 genomic DNA includes:
- the LOC107022245 gene encoding uncharacterized protein LOC107022245: MNGAVEAANKNIKNILRKMIDNHRGWHDMLPYALLGYQTTVRTSTGATPYLLVYGIEAVIPAEVEIMSMRIIQEAKLSNAEWVRKRIDQLNLIDKKRMVVVYHGQLYRQRMIRAFHKRVRARIFEVGQLVLKCIFPHQDEYKGKFAPNWQGPYMVCKVLYGGALVLSEMDGTAWPK; this comes from the coding sequence ATGAATGGAGCTGTGGAGGCTgccaataagaacatcaagaatATCCTGAGGAAGATGATTGACAATCACCGAGGTTGGCATGACATGTTGCCATATGCTTTATTGGGTTATCAAACGACCGTCAGAACATCGACTGGAGCTACTCCGTACTTACTGGTATATGGAATAGAGgcagtcatacctgctgaagttgaGATAATGTCAatgagaatcatccaagaagctaAGTTGAGTAACGCTGAATGGGTTAGAAAGAGAATCGATCAGTTAAATTTGATTGACAAGAAGAGAATGGTTGTCGTCTATCATGGTCAATTATATCGACAAAGAATGATTCGTGCTTTTCACAAGAGAGTAAGAGCCAGAATTTTCGAAGTTGGTCAGTTGGTCCTGAAGTGCATTTTCCCTCATCAAGACGAATACAAAGGAAAATTTGCACCAAATTGGCAAGGACCCTACATGGTTTGCAAGGTATTATATGGAGGTGCTTTGGTCTtgtcggagatggatggcaccgCATGGCCGAAATAA